Proteins from a single region of Kogia breviceps isolate mKogBre1 chromosome 5, mKogBre1 haplotype 1, whole genome shotgun sequence:
- the DPH3 gene encoding diphthamide biosynthesis protein 3 — MAVFHDEVEIEDFQYDEDSETYFYPCPCGDNFCITKEDLENGEDVATCPSCSLIIKVIYDKDQFMCGETVPAPSTNKELVKC, encoded by the exons ATGGCGGTGTTTCACGACGAGGTGGAGATCGAGGACTTCCAATATGACGAGGACTCGGAGACGTACTTCTACCCCTGCCCGTGTGGAGATAACTTCTGCATCACCAAG GAAGATTTGGAGAATGGGGAAGACGTGGCAACGTGCCCTAGCTGCTCTCTCATTATAAAAGTGATTTATGACAAA GATCAGTTTATGTGTGGAGAGACAGTCCCAGCCCCTTCCACCAACAAAGAGCTAGTTAAGTGCTGA